One Cricetulus griseus strain 17A/GY chromosome 5, alternate assembly CriGri-PICRH-1.0, whole genome shotgun sequence genomic window carries:
- the Mbd3 gene encoding methyl-CpG-binding domain protein 3 isoform X5, with the protein MERKSPSGKKFRSKPQLARYLGGSMDLSTFDFRTGKMLMNKMNKSRQRVRYDSSNQVKALAKRLPGPSNPPWTPVGAARCRVFSPQGKPDLNTALPVRQTASIFKQPVTKITNHPSNKVKSDPQKAVDQPRQLFWEKKLSGLSAFDIAEELVRTMDLPKGLQGVGPGCTDETLLSAIASALHTSTLPITGQLSAAVEKNPGVWLNTTQPLCKAFMVTDDDIRKQEELVQQVRKRLEEALMADMLAHVEELARDGEAPLDKACTEDDEEEEEEDDEPESERV; encoded by the exons CCCCAGCGGCAAGAAGTTCCGCAGCAAGCCACAGCTGGCACGTTACCTGGGCGGCTCCATGGACCTCAGCACCTTCGATTTCCGCACTGGCAAAATGCTGATGAACAAGATGAATAAGAGCCGCCAGCGCGTGCGCTATGACTCCTCCAACCAGGTCAAG GCTCTGGCTAAACGCCTCCCTGGCCCCTCCAACCCTCCATGGACCCCGGTCGGAGCGGCCCGTTGCAGAGTCTTCTCCCCCCAGGGCAAGCCTGACCTGAACACTGCACTGCCTGTGCGGCAGACCGCATCCATCTTCAAGCAACCGGTGACCAAGATCACCAACCACCCCAGCAACAAGGTCAAGAGTGACCCACAGAAGGCAGTGGACCAGCCAAGGCAG CTGTTCTGGGAGAAGAAGCTGAGTGGCTTGAGCGCCTTTGACATCGCCGAGGAGCTTGTCAGAACCATGGACCTGCCCAAGGGCCTGCAGG GGGTGGGCCCAGGCTGTACAGATGAGACGCTGCTGTCGGCTATTGCCAGTGCGCTGCATACCAGCACCCTGCCCATCACCGGGCAGCTCTCTGCAGCCGTGGAAAAGAACCCTGGCGTGTGGCTAAACACCACCCAGCCATTGTGCAAAGCCTTCATGGTGACTGACGACGACATCAG gaagcaggaggagctGGTGCAGCAGGTGCGCAAGCGCCTGGAGGAGGCACTGATGGCGGATATGTTGGCACACGTGGAGGAGCTGGCCCGTGATGGGGAGGCACCGCTGGACAAGGCCTGCACTGAGGacgatgaggaggaggaggaggaggacgatgAGCCAGAATCTGAGCGTGTGTAG
- the Mex3d gene encoding RNA-binding protein MEX3D isoform X2, which yields MPGSSGQPDAGGAGTGTTAGDPGHPHPALAGAEDAAPRPPPEPDDAAAALRLALDQLSALGLGGARPGDEEGTATRGADGAAERGEDGSAPPDELETAVAPPVTGAPSMGVGPSVTGAPSMALASSVTGAPSMALAPSVTSAPPMAVGPSVTCAPCMAVAPSVTVAPSMALTPSVTVGHSVTLAPTMAVASSVAPGGLPLLDPDVSPRPSPPDVFASFAPHPAALGPSTLLAEQLNVIGSRKKSVNMTECVPVPSSEHVAEIVGRQGCKIKALRAKTNTYIKTPVRGEEPVFIVTGRKEDVEMAKREILSAAEHFSLIRATRSKAGGLSGATAGPPNLPGQTTIQVRVPYRVVGLVVGPKGATIKRIQQRTHTYIVTPGRDKEPVFAVTGMPENVDRAREEIEAHITLRTGAFTDAGPDSDFHANGTDVCLDLLGAAASLWAKAPHPGRRPPASTSGLRGDSVLGAASTPEPFYVGSRGGPPLPDPSPSSPYGGSGNGGFTFGGDGPGAPTGTANPEDCDFGFDFLALDLTVPATATIWAPFERAAPLPAFSGCPAINGAPAQPSTGARRSSSGAASTPRHSPTLPEPGGLSLELPLARRGVPDPVGAVPWRPPQSTLPPFSGSTTFSTAPSLPSTAPVSSTLDTVASEGNHKPSTTAANSSASAAAPSPPAAALARECVVCAEGEAMAALVPCGHNLFCMDCAVRICGKSEPECPACRTPATQAIRVEAISLRPSGSASALDK from the exons ATGCCGGGCTCCAGCGGGCAGCCCGACGCGGGCGGCGCGGGAACCGGGACCACCGCCGGCGACCCCGGGCATCCGCACCCTGCACTCGCGGGAGCCGAGGATGCCGCGCCCCGGCCGCCACCCGAGCCCGACGACGCGGCCGCTGCGCTGCGCCTGGCGCTGGACCAGCTGTCCGCGCTCGGGCTGGGGGGCGCGCGCCCCGGAGATGAGGAGGGGACGGCGACGCGCGGCGCGGACGGGGCGGCGGAGCGCGGGGAGGACGGGTCCGCGCCCCCCGACGAACTCGAGACGGCCGTGGCGCCCCCGGTGACTGGTGCGCCCTCGATGGGCGTGGGACCCTCGGTGACCGGTGCGCCCTCGATGGCTCTGGCATCCTCGGTGACTGGTGCACCCTCGATGGCCCTGGCACCGTCGGTGACCAGTGCACCCCCGATGGCCGTTGGACCCTCGGTGACCTGTGCACCCTGCATGGCTGTGGCACCCTCGGTGACCGTGGCACCCTCGATGGCACTGACACCCTCAGTGACTGTAGGACACTCGGTGACCCTGGCACCCACGATGGCCGTAGCTTCCTCGGTAGCCCCCGGCGGGCTGCCTCTTCTGGACCCCGACGTGAGTCCCCGGCCATCTCCCCCAGACGTGTTCGCCAGCTTCGCGCCACACCCGGCCGCCCTGGGCCCCTCGACGCTGCTGGCTGAGCAGTTGAACGTGATCGGCAGTCGAAAAAAGAGCGTGAACATGACTGAGTGTGTGCCGGTGCCCAGCTCGGAGCATGTCGCGGAGATCGTGGGTCGTCAGG GGTGCAAGATCAAGGCTTTGCGCGCCAAGACCAATACCTACATCAAGACTCCGGTGCGCGGCGAGGAGCCGGTCTTCATCGTGACGGGGCGCAAGGAGGACGTGGAGATGGCCAAGCGGGAGATCCTGTCGGCCGCCGAGCACTTCTCGCTTATCCGTGCCACTCGCAGCAAGGCGGGCGGGCTGTCGGGGGCCACCGCAGGTCCCCCCAACCTGCCCGGCCAAACTACCATCCAGGTGCGCGTGCCCTACCGAGTGGTGGGGCTGGTGGTGGGGCCCAAGGGCGCCACCATCAAACGGATCCAGCAAAGGACGCACACATACATCGTGACCCCTGGCCGTGACAAGGAGCCAGTGTTTGCAGTGACCGGGATGCCCGAGAACGTTGACCGTGCAAGGGAGGAGATCGAGGCACACATCACACTGCGCACAGGGGCCTTCACGGACGCAGGGCCCGACAGCGACTTCCACGCCAATGGTACTGACGTGTGTCTGGACCTGCTGGGAGCCGCAGCCAGCCTCTGGGCCAAGGCCCCCCATCCGGGACGGAGGCCCCCAGCCTCCACCAGCGGCCTGCGTGGGGACAGTGTCTTGGGCGCAGCCAGCACCCCTGAGCCCTTCTATGTGGGCAGCCGTGGAGGGCCGCCCCTGCCGGACCCGAGTCCCAGCAGCCCCTATGGGGGCTCGGGCAACGGGGGCTTCACGTTTGGTGGGGACGGACCCGGAGCCCCCACGGGGACAGCCAACCCCGAGGACTGCGACTTTGGTTTTGACTTCCTTGCGCTGGACCTAACTGTGCCTGCCACGGCTACCATTTGGGCACCCTTTGAGCGAGCCGCACCCCTGCCAGCCTTCAGCGGCTGCCCCGCCATCAACGGGGCACCCGCACAACCCAGCACAGGCGCACGGCGCAGCAGCAGCGGAGCCGCCAGCACGCCACGCCACTCACCCACGCTGCCCGAGCCCGGAGGACTGAGCCTGGAGCTGCCCCTGGCACGCAGAGGTGTCCCAGATCCAGTGGGTGCTGTGCCTTGGCGACCCCCGCAGAGCACACTGCCGCCCTTCTCTGGCAGCACCACTTTCTCCACGGCCCCCTCTCTGCCCAGCACCGCCCCGGTGTCCTCCACCCTGGACACTGTTGCCTCGGAGGGCAACCACAAGCCATCCACCACAGCGGCGAACTCCTCTGCATCCGCAGCAGCCCCCAGCCCGCCTGCAGCAGCCTTGGCTCGTGAATGCGTGGTATGCGCAGAGGGTGAGGCTATGGCTGCGTTGGTGCCCTGCGGCCACAACCTTTTCTGCATGGATTGTGCTGTCCGCATCTGTGGGAAGAGTGAGCCAGAGTGTCCCGCCTGCCGCACACCGGCTACCCAAGCCATTC GCGTCGAGGCCATCAGCTTGCGGCCCAGCGGCAGCGCCTCCGCTCTTGACAAGTGA
- the Mbd3 gene encoding methyl-CpG-binding domain protein 3 isoform X6, with amino-acid sequence MERKSPSGKKFRSKPQLARYLGGSMDLSTFDFRTGKMLMNKMNKSRQRVRYDSSNQVKGKPDLNTALPVRQTASIFKQPVTKITNHPSNKVKSDPQKAVDQPRQLFWEKKLSGLSAFDIAEELVRTMDLPKGLQGVGPGCTDETLLSAIASALHTSTLPITGQLSAAVEKNPGVWLNTTQPLCKAFMVTDDDIRKQEELVQQVRKRLEEALMADMLAHVEELARDGEAPLDKACTEDDEEEEEEDDEPESERV; translated from the exons CCCCAGCGGCAAGAAGTTCCGCAGCAAGCCACAGCTGGCACGTTACCTGGGCGGCTCCATGGACCTCAGCACCTTCGATTTCCGCACTGGCAAAATGCTGATGAACAAGATGAATAAGAGCCGCCAGCGCGTGCGCTATGACTCCTCCAACCAGGTCAAG GGCAAGCCTGACCTGAACACTGCACTGCCTGTGCGGCAGACCGCATCCATCTTCAAGCAACCGGTGACCAAGATCACCAACCACCCCAGCAACAAGGTCAAGAGTGACCCACAGAAGGCAGTGGACCAGCCAAGGCAG CTGTTCTGGGAGAAGAAGCTGAGTGGCTTGAGCGCCTTTGACATCGCCGAGGAGCTTGTCAGAACCATGGACCTGCCCAAGGGCCTGCAGG GGGTGGGCCCAGGCTGTACAGATGAGACGCTGCTGTCGGCTATTGCCAGTGCGCTGCATACCAGCACCCTGCCCATCACCGGGCAGCTCTCTGCAGCCGTGGAAAAGAACCCTGGCGTGTGGCTAAACACCACCCAGCCATTGTGCAAAGCCTTCATGGTGACTGACGACGACATCAG gaagcaggaggagctGGTGCAGCAGGTGCGCAAGCGCCTGGAGGAGGCACTGATGGCGGATATGTTGGCACACGTGGAGGAGCTGGCCCGTGATGGGGAGGCACCGCTGGACAAGGCCTGCACTGAGGacgatgaggaggaggaggaggaggacgatgAGCCAGAATCTGAGCGTGTGTAG